Genomic window (Rhododendron vialii isolate Sample 1 chromosome 4a, ASM3025357v1):
gagagagagagagagagagagtaacacTCTAGGGCAGAATAACAAAACAACAAAGCCTTCATAACCAAAACCACAATAATTTCATGATATATGAATCAAATCTAAGTTACATAATTCACGTGTAGATGTGTAAATGGGAGCACGAAAGCATCTTTAAAACATAACATTCACAAGAGAGAAGATTAAGATTGTGAGAGAATTGAGAGCGCGAGTGCATAGCATTTTAAATGATTATGTGACTAGATTTCGACTCATAACTAAATAAAGACTCTCACTTTGAACACCTTCCACATTTATTTAACTAACACCACAATGCATTTTTTTCCATTACTAccttgtttggctaaataataCATCAtcatggattattttttgtccttattcaaattttatttgcatttgtcaatttttcgtaaattttttgaggattattacttcatcatgacgaaaggaatctaaaaaataaaaaattacaatcaaaatttaaatttttttgaataaagacaaaaataagctaataaactaatttttttcgtctttatttaaaaaaatgaattttgatcgtaattttttattttttagattcctttcgtcgtgacgaaataataattttaaaaaaattgaagaaaatctaacaaatgcgaaattttttttgaataaggacaaataatactccctccgtccctttttaaatgtcctacttcgtaactccaacttattaaaaaaacatcatcattatacctttcacatcaactttttcctccactttccctacttacccatcatcattacactttttactcactaacttttcaaaatggaatttacttttagggacaaaatagacaatgtaccaacttttacccactaactttaccaaatggacacttattaagggacagcccaaaatggaatactggactataataaagggacggagggagtaatacaaGATTGACTATTTAGCCAAACAATAATCAATGCAGCACAAAACTCAAATGCAAATGAAAGAGAAGTGCAAGTAAAATTGGAGTAAATTATTCATCAGTTATTCGTACACTATGGGAAACCAACCAAGGAGAGAcatattatttgttttcttttttccttactcTACAAAAACCCAAGATCCGGAACAGCACTAAGCAACTACTAAGATTGAAGTGACCATTAAGAACTAACCTGCTCAAGTTTTGTTTCCAAGGTTTGATTAGATAAGAGGAATGGACATGGTGGTATCAAAGATCAAATACAAAAGTATTCGAGCTCCAATAAGATAGGGTTCGGAATTCGAATCCCCTCAATTCCAAGTTTTTGACAGGACGGGACAGTCCAAATCTAGACCATATATTGGTATAAGGCTATAAGCAATGATTCGGATATGCTAAGAAACTCTTATGGTAAGAGCTTATTGATAAGAGTCTCTAAGCAAATTCGAGTCATTGATTGCAGCAATGCACAATCCAAATTTGGACCGTCCCGTCGAGTTCAAATTAAGGACCAGAGAGGATCCAATTCAGTAAGAATAAATGCATCTACCATTTGAATGCAAGAGCTTAATTACATCAACTTCGTACCCCATTTCCCCATTGGACACTATCTccaaattgaaaaagaagagCTTAAAAAGTCACTTGTGATTCTCAAAAGTCATTCTTCAAGCAGTATTATACTAATCAAGACCAGCTAGAGCCTAGAAAGGAAGCACAAACAATTATGAAGACTCCTGATTGAGACATGAGGGGATCTAAGTCCACCAAAGTCACAATATAAAGTTCAACAATTCTTCTTGTGCATAAAAGTGAGACATCATACCCTAATCAAGAAATTGGGACCACATATACAACACCCATGTCATCAAACAAGAACACTTTGTGAAGcatgaaccaaaaaaaatgcaCCCTTTTCACAATGAAAGATTTCTATTCCATTTTCCTTTCACGAAACACAGAATGAAGCAAAGTACAAGACTAGAAAAGTGAAACTAATGAGGACCAGTGTGATTTGGACTTGGATGAACTTCATACCCCCATTCCAGAATTGGACTCCACTATCAAGCCAATTACCAAACCAAAGAACTTTCTATTTTCAAAGAACAGTTACCACATACAgatacggagagagagagagcggggggggggggggggggggggggggggggggggggaaaaaaGGTAAAATGTGCACTATAGAAACCTACTTAACCCAGAAATTTTCAACGCTAACGGTTATTTGTAAAGCCCCTCTCATATGGGATGGGACCGCATCATTCATTGAAACCTTTTTCCTACGAACCCAACATAATGCATATTAACCTCTGTAGACCAATATGGAAGGAATGGCATGGATGTTGGGAGTCATGGGACTGGTATTCTTCTTCCTATTGGAGCTTCCTCTCTTCCCATTAGAAGGATGCTTATTCAAAGCCCTGAGGGGACTAGCAAAAGCCCATCCCCAACTCTTACTCCTCCCATGCctcaccaccgccgccgccgccgccgccccaCCGTCTTCAACCGAAGATGAAACCaggcaagaagaagaagacgacgaaGAGGATGAGGAATTGGGCATGAACCCACTAAAAATCCCACCACACTTCACTCTCTCGTTGACATAACCCCGCCTGCCGCCGTCCACGGCGGCGGAACCGCGGCGGCGATGAACGGCGGTGATTTTCTGCTTGGATTCTCTGTACGATTCGGCTCGCCGGAGGGCGCAGTCGCCGAACCCAGTCGAGATCCGGTCGAAAAAGTCGCCGGAAAAGCTCCGGCTGCTGCCGCCGCCGCACCCGACGGATCTAGATCTCGACACCTTCCGGTCAAACGCCTCCGTTTCCGGGCTCCCTTCCTTCTCCTCCACTAAAACCGCCGCGAAATCCTCCCTTTTCCTAGGGGTATCTCCGTCAATTTCCTCTCTCCAGTCCCTACTCTCGATCTTCCGAGCGCTagggtttctagagagagagaccaacGACCTGAAAAACCCTCTTTTCCTGGGGGTATTTTCGTCGAAATCTCTCCCGCCGCCGCTGCGCGGAGTGGTGGTGGATTTGCTCCGGTTGAAAAAGATAGTACTGTCCTTTTCTTGGTCCTTGTTCttgtctttcttcttcttcttctgggtTTGCACGAAAGGTATTCGAAGAAATGCCCGAGTGGAGTTATACTCGTGATTATAGGAATTAGTAGTGGAGTTAAGATGGTGGATTACGTTCAAACTGTTGAGTGACGAGGTGGAGAGGGTGGGTTTGGGGGGTATGGAGTCAGATCTGGAGGACTCAGTGTTAGGGGATGGGGGTGAGGGGCAAGATTGGGAAATGGGGAAAggagaggtggaggaggagacaAGTTTGGTGAGTTTTTCTTGGAGGCAGAAGGGGCAGATGCCTGATTCTGTGGTGGGTTTGtgagggtggtggtgggtgCATTGGGTGGTACTGGGTTCGGCtgtgtcttcttcttcttcttcttggactCTTTCCATTACCATTTTTCCCGGTTTTTGTAAACACCAAAAGGTATGGAAGAAGTTGTTTGCTTGCTGCTGCAGgtcttgtgtgtgtgtgtgagagagagagaggtcaaaAGGGTAGGGGTTGAATGAAAGGAAGGGAGGAGAAAAGTTTACTACAGTATTTGGGAGGGTAGGCTCTCCCCGTCCTCTTGTGATCACATAGGATCCGGATCACATAAGGCCAGTgatgatttttgtttatttatctaTTTAGGCGATGGTAAACCATAAAGTCGTATCGCGCGTATGAGCGTGAGTAAGATCGTAAACGAACAAAGTCGCTTGAGACATAAATAGAGAAACTTAAGCTCAAATTTTAAGCTCATGTTGTTTTCAAACCGAACACAAGCCAGTAGAGGCTCGCCTCAAGTTGGCTCGAGATATATATACGTTTTTTCGTTGGCCCATTagggctcgtgaacaagctcgaacTCGCGTCAAACCAAGGCCGGCtcggctcgagcttggctcgttaagttttcaaccAAGCTTGactcggctcggttcggctcgtttgcagcttTAAGTGTGAGCATGAATGTATTGAATATTCTAAATTATGATATTTGTGAGAATAAGGAttaaaagcaaaagcaaaggaTATTCTTAAAAATTAAGGAATATGTGACTATGATTGGAAGTCTTAGCAAATAAACTATTgatatgaaaaaagaagaagaaaaaaaagagagtaggtTATTCGAACATGAATTGATGCAAGTATCTTGTTGAATTATATCTGtctaaaaaatgaacagttAATGTACAATGACCATTAGTAAATACTAATTTTACCTATATTTACAAATCTGTTAAGTTATAAGTTACAAAAGTATATCATATTAATTTTGTATAAATTAAAATCTTACTCTAAATGAAAAAACGGATGGATAGAAGAGACTAATCGTTTAGCCTAATCTCCCATTCTCGTTTCGTTCTACTGTTGTAccttcttttgtcttttttcttttttttatctgcttCTACCGTTGTACCTAATCATCCTACTATCAAACAatagcgctctctctctctcaccgatTCACTTAATCGTAGAGAAGGAGCagcgcactctctctctctctctctctctctctctctctctctctctctctctctcactgatTCGGTTAATCGCAGAGGAGCAGCTCCTAGTCGGAATCTAGAATTTGGTTGTTACATTATGCAagaatttggtttttgtttgcCGCACTAGAAATGTGGAATGAGTTTGCTGGCATTTTTTGACTAGACCGTCGGAGGTTATTTTCGGTCTCTGATCGGTCTAGCTCTTAGTCATGCGTTATCTGTGCAGGTCAAACAAATGACTAGACAAACTCAGTCGCTGAACCAAGAGCTCAAAAGAGGTTCACCGATCTTGATCGACAACTCCCACAAAACACCTACAGGCATACAACACCACTGCACCCTGAGACAAAGAGCAACAACCAAAGGGCAACAACAATTGTGAAGAAAAAGTGCTAGGGGACATGCAGATTCCACTGATTAGATATTATCTTGGTTCAGTGAACTATACACGCTTCCTATCAACTTTAGACTGTTTTCATTTTTCGATTGTCCAGCAATCATAATTTAGtctgcgttcttatgaacttaattttaatttgaaatttttatttttatttaattttttttcgtatttgttagttttgcacctaatttttgtgggttattgattcatctcgaccagaggaaatcgaaaaagttaaatttttttacatttacctaaatattttgaaaaataaccactttttaggcAAAAAGTgactctttttctcttttaaagaATGGTTATTTTTCTAAATACtcgggtaaaagtaaaaaaaaaaattattttttcgattcctctcgtcgagacgaatcaataatccacaaaagtttgacacaaaactaacaaatgtgaaaaaaattcaaataatgacaaaactctcaaatttagtagttggttaaaaaaattttgggacAGATATTACTAGTTGATAGAGACTTGTCATGCATTCGTGCATCACTTTGGGCCTAATTGCTTCCAATAATAATTTCGCATCATTTAATCTCTGTCCATTGATGGCCTGACCGCCAACAATAACATTTAAACCCAGTGTTAACTTTTCCTTTGGGTAATTCAGGATATCTCGTGAATTTGTGCGCAATTCGAACTATATCTGTAGCCCTTTCTATAACTctttcacacgcttacgcatAGGGGGTGAGGTAGCCCCAAGAATTATTAATAAGGAAAATTGAACCCGAGATCTTAGGAAGGAAGCCAAACTCTAATTAAATCCCAAGTCAAGATCACGAAGCCAACCTCTCGGGATTTTTAAACCTACTAACTGGGGTCTATAGAAGTACGTATGTGATAtctcatcatttgaaaattatatgAGGAATATTATTAGCAGCTAATTAAACAAAGTGATGCCGAATTCACAGACGGTGGTGGTATGTGCATATAACGCCGACGTTGGGCTCAAgtacaaaataataacttataaaaaaataaaaaaaatcaagttggtcGAACATTCGTAGTTGCATGATCTGTGTCAGAGTTCTGCTATTGCATTGATCACGGACGAACCACCAGAGCGTACCCTCAGATCGTTTTGATAAAAGAGCACACATTAAGAGAAGGCAACAAAGTCGCGAATAGACTTGCAAACATGGGCGTTCCCCTCCTTGAGAGACGGATATGAGAGGAGTGGCCTTCGAGagattttggtttgtttttttcgtTTCCAGTCTACCCAGGAAAAAAAACTACCTTCAAGAAGGCCCTGGAAAGATCCCACcattgctagagagagagagagagagagagagagagagagtttcctGCTAACTCGGCAAGGTGGGCTAAAAAATACAGCTAAATGGGCTTTGAAATTGGGCCTGAAGCTGGATCAGGATCAAGTTAGACTTAAGGCTTTCACCAGCTATGTACAGACTACTGGAGCTACGGCCCATACAtatagggcgtgtttgataaccCTCTTGGAGggagggattgggattgagaaggTGATAGAATtgttaattctttgtttggttggcatttGTGGATGGGGATTAGTTatcccatgggattgttaatcccccaaaatgggggtattagcaataccatggggggggggggggggggggggggttactactaatcccatccccatgggattgagcaagaCTAGTTTGAAAACTCATCTTAATCCCAATTTcaatcctaatcctagccaaaacaaacatgttatttacaatctcacctcattctcaattccaatctcaatcctaatcatgtgcaaaacaaacatgaatgaatgattcatcccctcattaataatcccacctcattcttaatcccaatcctaatcccacctcattacgaatccctccaaaacgaaatctgcaatcaaacacgcccatAGTTTCTTCTTATCAACAGGCTCATCAATTTTTTGCTTATACGAGGAAGCAATCGATATCCAAGAAAGATATATTGATATCCGTAAAATAAAATCGATACTCAAGAAAAACTTGAactacgtaaataatttttgccTCGCTTGATCCTTAGTCAATAAGGGATTCAAAATATCTCTTTGTTTGACAGAAAGAGAATGAGCGTTCATTTGATCTTGGTCCTTGTGGAGCGAAGCCCTCTTGATAATCAAATATCCATAAATGacttgtttttggtttttggtaagAGATGAACATTACCGTATATCTTAAAGACCCTTAAGATATTTGTTTTGGTCTCCCTTTTTTAAGCTGTGCTGCAAATTTCCATGCCTAAAAATTGCCCCCTAGACATTAATCACTTTttataattgaaattttataaCTACTTCAGTTCCTCATTTTTGTTTGACCTAATTCATTCTGATCAGTCTACAGCCTTCAATTTCGAAAGAACATTAATTAAGGAACCATGCATTAAAGGGTATGAGTTCTTTTGGGTCTATATATAGCACAATCATCTTGTTAATTTGCATACCTTCTTCTACAAGAGGACAAGACACATACACTAAATAGACAAGACATATACACTAGACTTAACGTGGTCAATTTGACCGGTATGCTTGTTCCacgtgccgagatgaacggccggatggGTCGCTTTGGGTCTGTTCTCAGGTCTTCTCAAGCCACTTGGGCGGTCGCTTTCGTCGACTTGGGAGGAAATCAATCAACATTATGtatttatgcatatatatatcaatCTTTTCAACGTTTCTACAGTCTGAGAAGCTTTTGACAACAATCATTTGTGAATTGTGATAGCAACTTGAAACCAACACAAAGAATAATAAAAGGGGGGGAAAGAAAAAACAGGTAGCAAGAGACGTAGTAGAAAACTACAACAGCAACTCATGATTCTTGCTGTGAAATTATTTGATCTGAAGGCAGGATGAGGTGCTCATGTTGGTGGCCCTCTTCCAGTAATCCATTGATCAGGCCATTTTTGGAGGGCTTGGGATTTCTGTAAATAGCATATAGCACTAGCTGTGCACTTCCAAGTATGAAGCCAGTCCCATTTGGTACCTACACCCCCCCAAAGTGCATTCTCTTTGATCAGTACATTTTTAGAATTCAACAGCGTCCAAAGCCGTTCAATACATATAGCCAGACCCACATATACGTCGAAAAGCTCCGAACGTTTTAAAGTAGTATTCATAGACTTTTGGTTGTTTATTCTATAGTACTCATTGAGAACGTCACTTGTACTCAATAATCATGTTGATCAGTATGATATTCCAATAGGTTCattatggggggggggggggggggggggggggggaagattTACATTCTGTATCATCCAAAGCCGTTCGATACATATAGCCAGACCCACATATACGTCGAAAAGCTCTGGACGTTTTAAAGTAGTATTCATAGACTTTTGGTTGTTTATTCTACAGTACTCGTTGAGAACGCCACTTGTACTCAATAATCATGTTGATCAGTATGATATTCCAATAGGTTCGTtatgaggggggggggggggaaatatTTACATTCTGTATCAAAACTCACTTATTTCGAGATATATGTGCTGCAAATTTTGCGTCGATTGATTCTCGATCGACGTGATTCTTGACATGTTTGATATTTGATCATCAAATTGGACGAACTCAACATTTAGAGTTAATGATGGAAGGTCATAAATATTTCTTGTATGGAAAATGGAAAGCATAAATTTTACTCACAGCAAGGATATAATCCTGAACGAGGATAGCATAGAAAGCCCAAACGCCTCCAttcaagaaaaaggaaaatgagaggaagaATGGCATGAACTCTACGCTCTTTGTTGTCACCACCCTTTTCtggggaaaaacaaaacaaaaaacatcaaGTGTGAGCATCTAATAGTAACATGTAAAGTTACAACATCACCTTTTCTATGTGACAATCTCCACAGGCAATCCCCTTTCTTAAAGTTCCCGTCCCGAGGTTTAAGGCTAATGGTAGGCTCAGAGTCAAAATTCGAA
Coding sequences:
- the LOC131324052 gene encoding uncharacterized protein LOC131324052: MVMERVQEEEEEDTAEPSTTQCTHHHPHKPTTESGICPFCLQEKLTKLVSSSTSPFPISQSCPSPPSPNTESSRSDSIPPKPTLSTSSLNSLNVIHHLNSTTNSYNHEYNSTRAFLRIPFVQTQKKKKKDKNKDQEKDSTIFFNRSKSTTTPRSGGGRDFDENTPRKRGFFRSLVSLSRNPSARKIESRDWREEIDGDTPRKREDFAAVLVEEKEGSPETEAFDRKVSRSRSVGCGGGSSRSFSGDFFDRISTGFGDCALRRAESYRESKQKITAVHRRRGSAAVDGGRRGYVNERVKCGGIFSGFMPNSSSSSSSSSSCLVSSSVEDGGAAAAAAVVRHGRSKSWGWAFASPLRALNKHPSNGKRGSSNRKKNTSPMTPNIHAIPSILVYRG